One Cedecea neteri DNA segment encodes these proteins:
- the speB gene encoding agmatinase: MSTLGHKYDNSLVSNAFGFLRFPLNFQPYDSDADWVITGVPFDAATSGRAGGRHGPAAIRQVSTNLAWEGNRFPWNFDMRERLNVVDCGDLVYAFGDAREMSENLQAHAERLLAAGKRMLSFGGDHFVTLPLLRAHAKHFGKMALVHFDAHTDTYANGCEFDHGTMFYTAPNEGLIDPNHSVQIGIRTEFDKDNGFTVLDACQVNDRGVDDIIAQVKQIVGDMPVYLTFDIDCLDPAFAPGTGTPVIGGLTSDRAIKLVRGLKDLNIVGMDVVEVAPAYDQSEITALAAATLALEMLYIQAAKKGE; encoded by the coding sequence ATGAGCACCTTAGGCCACAAATACGATAACTCCCTGGTATCTAATGCCTTTGGTTTTTTACGTTTCCCGCTGAACTTCCAGCCATACGATAGCGATGCAGACTGGGTGATCACCGGCGTTCCGTTCGATGCAGCAACGTCAGGTCGTGCCGGTGGCCGTCACGGCCCGGCAGCGATTCGTCAGGTATCCACCAACCTGGCATGGGAAGGAAACCGCTTCCCGTGGAATTTCGACATGCGCGAGCGTCTGAACGTTGTTGACTGCGGCGACCTGGTTTATGCCTTCGGCGATGCCCGTGAGATGAGTGAAAATCTCCAGGCACACGCCGAGCGTCTGCTGGCTGCCGGCAAGCGTATGCTTTCCTTCGGCGGTGACCACTTCGTGACTCTGCCGCTGCTGCGTGCTCACGCTAAGCACTTCGGTAAAATGGCGCTGGTTCACTTTGATGCCCATACCGACACCTACGCGAACGGCTGCGAGTTTGACCACGGCACGATGTTCTACACCGCGCCAAACGAAGGCCTGATCGATCCGAACCACTCCGTGCAGATCGGTATTCGTACTGAGTTCGACAAAGATAACGGCTTCACCGTGCTGGATGCCTGCCAGGTTAACGATCGCGGCGTAGACGATATCATTGCCCAGGTTAAGCAGATCGTCGGTGACATGCCGGTTTACCTGACCTTCGACATTGACTGCCTGGATCCTGCTTTTGCACCAGGTACTGGTACGCCGGTGATTGGCGGCCTGACCTCTGACCGTGCTATCAAGCTGGTTCGTGGCCTGAAAGATCTGAACATCGTGGGGATGGACGTGGTGGAAGTGGCTCCGGCCTACGACCAGTCTGAAATCACCGCCCTGGCTGCGGCGACACTGGCGCTGGAAATGCTGTATATCCAGGCAGCCAAGAAAGGCGAATAA